One window of Neptuniibacter halophilus genomic DNA carries:
- the sbcB gene encoding exodeoxyribonuclease I, whose protein sequence is MAQPPLTFFWHDYETFGADPKRDWPVQFAGVRTDEQLNIIEEPVMFYCRPSEDQLPQPEACLITGITPQQAMGEGVCEAEFFALVHEQLARPGTCGVGYNSIRFDDEVTRYGLYRNFFDPYAREWQNNCSRWDIIDMLRLTRALRPEGINWPEYEDGSPSLRLEDLTKANGIDHGHAHDALSDVYATIEMAKLVREKQPKLYNYVVNNRSKQAIQKLIDPQSHKPVLHISSRYPTDLGNAAVVSPLALHPVNKNGVLVWDLRYSPEPLMQLPVEEIRRLLYTPQAELGEGDPRIALKQVHINKCPIIAPAGMLNKEEAARMQIDGDVCRTHLQMIRSFTGLAEKVADIYSESPFESDADPDQMLYSGGFFSPSDRQLMDQVRHAGPEELALLDLPFQDPRLEEMLLRYKARNCPAVLSQEELQQWEEYRRRKLLQGEGGHLTMERFYQRLNELYSQADLDENKKHILEELAVYAEAIYPMDDPFADGY, encoded by the coding sequence ATGGCACAGCCGCCCCTGACTTTCTTTTGGCATGATTACGAAACCTTTGGCGCTGATCCAAAGCGGGACTGGCCGGTGCAGTTTGCCGGAGTCAGGACGGATGAACAGTTAAACATTATCGAAGAGCCGGTGATGTTTTACTGCCGACCGAGTGAAGATCAGTTGCCGCAACCGGAAGCTTGTCTGATCACTGGCATTACGCCGCAGCAGGCGATGGGTGAAGGGGTTTGCGAGGCGGAATTTTTTGCCCTGGTGCATGAACAACTGGCGCGGCCGGGCACCTGTGGTGTGGGATACAACAGTATCCGTTTTGATGATGAAGTGACCCGCTACGGTCTTTATCGGAATTTCTTCGACCCCTACGCCCGGGAGTGGCAGAACAACTGCTCGCGCTGGGATATTATCGATATGCTCCGCCTGACCCGGGCGTTACGTCCTGAGGGGATTAACTGGCCGGAGTATGAGGACGGTTCACCCAGTTTACGTCTGGAGGATCTGACCAAAGCCAATGGCATTGATCATGGCCATGCCCACGATGCACTTTCCGATGTATATGCCACCATTGAGATGGCGAAACTGGTGCGTGAAAAGCAGCCCAAACTTTACAACTATGTGGTGAATAATCGCAGTAAACAGGCGATTCAGAAGCTGATAGACCCGCAGAGCCACAAGCCGGTCCTGCATATCTCTTCACGTTATCCGACAGACCTTGGCAATGCTGCAGTGGTGTCTCCGCTGGCCCTGCATCCGGTGAATAAAAATGGCGTACTGGTATGGGATCTGCGATATAGCCCGGAACCTTTGATGCAGTTGCCGGTTGAAGAGATTCGTCGTCTGCTCTATACCCCGCAGGCTGAGCTCGGTGAGGGTGACCCGCGGATCGCGTTAAAACAGGTACATATCAATAAATGCCCGATCATTGCACCTGCCGGAATGCTGAACAAAGAAGAGGCGGCCCGGATGCAGATTGATGGCGATGTCTGTCGTACTCACTTGCAGATGATCCGAAGTTTTACTGGTCTGGCGGAAAAGGTGGCCGATATCTACAGTGAGAGCCCGTTCGAATCTGACGCTGATCCGGATCAGATGCTCTACAGCGGGGGCTTTTTTTCGCCCAGCGATCGTCAGTTGATGGATCAGGTTCGTCATGCCGGGCCTGAAGAACTGGCGCTGCTGGATCTGCCGTTTCAGGATCCGCGGCTGGAAGAGATGCTGCTCCGCTATAAGGCACGTAACTGTCCGGCTGTGCTCAGTCAGGAGGAGTTACAGCAGTGGGAGGAGTATCGCCGGCGCAAACTGCTGCAGGGAGAGGGCGGTCATCTGACGATGGAGCGCTTCTATCAGCGCCTGAACGAACTCTACTCCCAGGCTGATCTGGATGAGAACAAAAAGCATATTCTCGAAGAGCTGGCGGTCTATGCTGAAGCTATTTACCCGATGGATGATCCTTTTGCCGATGGCTATTAA
- a CDS encoding YchJ family protein produces MLQQDVTHKECPCGSQKPFDYCCKPIIEGQKPAPTAEALMRSRYTAFALGAIDYLVDTTAPEKRGKDDAELLADQVKYTNWVGLTILSTEQGQPSDQTGSVEFEAHFETEDQRGVLHEKSNFRKDEGFWVYVDGDVEVRT; encoded by the coding sequence ATGTTGCAACAGGACGTAACACACAAAGAATGCCCCTGTGGTTCACAGAAGCCATTTGACTACTGCTGCAAACCGATCATCGAGGGCCAGAAACCCGCACCTACTGCTGAAGCGTTAATGCGCTCCCGTTATACCGCCTTTGCTCTGGGCGCCATCGATTATCTGGTCGACACCACTGCCCCTGAAAAGCGCGGCAAAGATGATGCAGAACTCCTCGCCGATCAGGTCAAATATACCAACTGGGTCGGCCTGACTATCCTCAGCACTGAACAGGGGCAACCTTCAGATCAGACCGGCAGCGTTGAGTTTGAAGCTCACTTCGAAACCGAAGATCAGCGCGGTGTTCTGCACGAAAAATCAAACTTCCGTAAAGATGAAGGTTTCTGGGTTTATGTCGACGGGGATGTTGAGGTCCGCACCTGA
- a CDS encoding DUF349 domain-containing protein, with amino-acid sequence MLARFLKPNWQHPKPDKRVKAVARLRPTDAKAQPILSQLALEDQDELVRLNATEKLLNLNLLIKISKQDPSANIQQQALHRISQILLNQEIDTSAEEKQNALASLKESNFLTHIALNSRDASLREQAIRQLNDNANLAVIAEKSQRASVRLLAAEKIDCPETLERLSKLARNKDKGVYKIVRDKLQDLRKQEKLQAELQERIEKLISATADLSRSEFFPLYGAKLNALENEWVPLETQASREQQQRFNQFQVCCQQQIAERQAEEQAKQQQIAREQALREQAHTLYTELCALKESAGTAPDELSQVDQLEAELTALEQQWQEMEAFSTGADQNSFTRVRNQLLTLLNSFRLFFEQQQAVIRQTDALSNPELSGDQARNMASKAEKLINRINWPRQISKPDTLSRLENALSRLQQQVDQQQSQTRKLQQELDQELNSLKQAISAGEIRSADKQIKRAEQLSKRLNGKLPAELDQRIKSLGAELQEIRDWQAYAVTPKKEALCEAMEALADSTLDVAELATQIKRIQKEWKLLDATDSVHSQQLWKRFKNASDQAYAPCDAHFAEQRDLRRHNLQQRELICTKLSQLAPLNEDEPNPDVWKAYEEQLRQAKLNWKEHTPVDRAPGKKLQAQFDQLLRALEHPLKAQQKQNATAKQALISQVQELLCASDLQQATEQVKQLQQDWKLLGSAPRNQERKLWQQFRELCNQVFERYYDRRAGHADQTGKLNERCNELEQLCNSNSPLSLLQQKLAQAQQLSDEIDNNSPLLQRLNRIATRISQQQTVLARFESEPFQRQQRKAVICNRLENAILNDQIDTELEQIRNDWNQEGEDTGSEVDQRYQTLMQLIEAPEQIHALLEQQELRLRQLCIRLEIAASLPSPVEDQALRMEYQMERLQQALAEQNQSCNLAEIRELEFEWLGVPFADQFEHLQERFQQQLQNLI; translated from the coding sequence ATGCTAGCTCGATTTTTAAAACCCAACTGGCAACACCCAAAACCGGATAAACGTGTCAAAGCCGTTGCCAGACTGCGCCCGACAGATGCCAAAGCGCAACCCATTCTGTCACAGCTTGCCCTTGAAGATCAGGATGAGCTGGTGCGCCTGAACGCTACAGAAAAGCTTCTTAACTTGAACCTGCTGATTAAAATCAGCAAACAGGACCCTTCTGCCAACATTCAGCAACAGGCCTTACACCGCATCAGCCAGATTCTGCTGAATCAGGAGATCGACACCTCAGCCGAAGAAAAACAGAATGCACTGGCTTCGCTGAAAGAGAGTAACTTTCTCACCCACATCGCCCTCAACAGCCGCGATGCCAGCCTGAGAGAACAGGCGATCCGGCAGTTGAACGACAACGCCAATCTGGCAGTAATCGCCGAAAAAAGTCAGCGTGCCAGCGTTCGCCTGCTGGCTGCAGAGAAGATTGACTGCCCGGAGACACTCGAGCGGCTGAGCAAACTGGCTCGCAACAAAGACAAAGGCGTGTACAAAATTGTCCGCGACAAACTGCAAGACCTGCGAAAGCAGGAAAAGCTGCAGGCGGAGTTGCAAGAGCGTATCGAAAAACTGATCAGTGCCACCGCCGATCTCAGCCGCAGTGAATTTTTCCCGTTGTATGGGGCCAAATTAAACGCTCTCGAGAATGAATGGGTGCCACTTGAGACGCAAGCAAGCCGGGAGCAGCAGCAACGCTTCAATCAGTTTCAGGTATGCTGTCAGCAACAGATCGCCGAACGTCAGGCCGAAGAACAGGCAAAACAGCAACAGATTGCCCGGGAACAGGCGTTACGCGAACAAGCCCATACGCTTTATACAGAACTCTGCGCGCTGAAAGAAAGTGCCGGCACAGCCCCGGACGAACTCAGTCAGGTTGATCAACTGGAAGCGGAGCTCACGGCACTGGAACAACAGTGGCAGGAAATGGAAGCATTCAGCACAGGGGCTGATCAGAACAGTTTCACCCGTGTCAGGAATCAACTGCTGACTCTGCTGAACAGCTTTCGCCTGTTCTTCGAGCAGCAGCAGGCAGTGATACGACAGACCGATGCACTGAGCAACCCTGAACTCAGTGGCGATCAGGCCAGAAATATGGCGAGCAAGGCTGAAAAACTGATCAACCGGATCAACTGGCCGCGACAGATCAGTAAACCTGACACGCTGAGCCGTCTGGAAAACGCACTGTCCCGTCTTCAGCAGCAGGTAGATCAGCAGCAATCCCAGACACGAAAGTTGCAGCAGGAGCTGGATCAGGAACTGAACAGCCTGAAACAGGCGATCAGCGCCGGTGAAATACGCAGCGCCGATAAGCAGATCAAACGCGCTGAACAACTCAGCAAGCGACTGAATGGTAAATTACCGGCCGAGCTGGATCAGAGAATCAAATCCCTCGGTGCTGAGCTTCAGGAGATCAGAGACTGGCAGGCCTACGCGGTCACCCCGAAGAAAGAAGCCCTGTGTGAAGCGATGGAAGCCCTCGCCGATTCGACACTGGATGTGGCAGAGCTGGCCACACAGATTAAACGCATTCAGAAAGAGTGGAAGCTGCTCGACGCTACTGATTCAGTACATTCACAACAGCTCTGGAAGCGATTCAAGAACGCCTCTGATCAGGCCTATGCGCCCTGTGATGCGCACTTTGCCGAGCAGCGCGACCTGCGCCGGCATAATCTGCAACAGCGTGAGCTGATCTGCACAAAGTTGAGCCAACTGGCTCCGCTTAATGAGGATGAACCGAACCCCGACGTCTGGAAAGCCTATGAGGAGCAACTGCGTCAGGCCAAACTCAACTGGAAAGAGCATACCCCGGTTGATCGGGCGCCCGGAAAAAAACTGCAGGCTCAGTTCGATCAGTTACTGCGCGCACTGGAACACCCTCTGAAGGCACAGCAAAAACAGAATGCCACGGCCAAACAGGCATTGATCAGTCAGGTACAGGAGCTGCTTTGTGCATCTGATCTGCAGCAGGCTACCGAACAGGTGAAACAGCTCCAGCAGGACTGGAAACTACTGGGCAGCGCTCCGCGCAATCAGGAACGCAAACTCTGGCAACAGTTCCGCGAACTCTGCAATCAGGTATTCGAACGCTACTACGACAGACGCGCAGGACATGCTGATCAGACCGGGAAGCTCAACGAACGCTGCAACGAACTGGAGCAACTTTGCAACAGCAATAGTCCTCTCAGCCTGTTACAGCAAAAACTGGCGCAGGCTCAGCAGCTCAGCGATGAGATTGATAACAACAGCCCGCTGCTTCAGCGCCTGAACCGTATCGCAACCCGTATCAGCCAGCAGCAGACAGTTCTGGCCCGATTTGAGAGCGAACCCTTCCAGCGTCAGCAGCGCAAAGCTGTTATCTGTAATCGTCTGGAAAATGCCATCCTGAATGACCAGATCGACACCGAACTGGAACAGATCCGCAACGACTGGAATCAGGAAGGCGAAGATACCGGTTCCGAGGTTGATCAGCGCTACCAGACCCTGATGCAACTGATCGAAGCCCCGGAGCAGATCCATGCGCTGCTGGAGCAACAGGAACTGCGCCTGCGCCAGCTTTGCATCCGCTTAGAGATCGCCGCCTCCCTCCCCTCCCCGGTGGAAGATCAGGCACTGCGTATGGAATACCAGATGGAGCGATTGCAGCAGGCGCTCGCCGAACAGAACCAGAGCTGTAATCTGGCGGAGATCAGAGAACTTGAATTTGAATGGCTGGGTGTGCCTTTCGCTGACCAGTTTGAACATCTTCAGGAACGTTTTCAGCAACAGTTGCAAAATCTGATCTGA
- the phbB gene encoding acetoacetyl-CoA reductase encodes MSQKIALVTGGTGGLGTAICRSLADEGFKVVAGYNSGGNHDKAKAWQEEQRKDGYEIEVAYGDVTNAESCAQCIATVEELTGGTVDVLINNAGITRDGQFKKMSWEQWDEVLTANLDSMFHMTRLVINGMIDKGWGRVINISSVNAQKGQFGQCNYSAAKAGIHGFTKALAQEVARKGVTVNTVSPGYIKTAMVAKIAQEIQDQICAGIPVGRFGTPEEIGRMCSFLSDDQSGYITGADLSVNGGLHMS; translated from the coding sequence ATGAGTCAGAAAATTGCACTCGTGACTGGTGGTACCGGTGGTCTGGGCACAGCAATCTGCCGGTCTCTGGCGGATGAAGGTTTTAAAGTGGTAGCGGGTTACAACAGCGGTGGCAACCATGATAAAGCCAAGGCCTGGCAGGAAGAGCAGAGAAAAGATGGCTACGAAATTGAAGTAGCCTACGGGGATGTGACCAATGCAGAGTCTTGCGCTCAGTGTATTGCGACCGTTGAAGAACTGACCGGTGGTACGGTTGATGTACTCATCAACAATGCGGGTATCACGCGTGATGGTCAGTTCAAGAAGATGAGCTGGGAGCAGTGGGATGAAGTGCTCACAGCCAATCTGGATTCTATGTTCCATATGACCCGTCTGGTGATCAATGGCATGATCGACAAAGGCTGGGGACGTGTAATCAATATCTCGTCTGTTAACGCGCAGAAAGGTCAGTTTGGCCAGTGTAACTATTCTGCCGCTAAAGCCGGTATCCATGGTTTCACTAAAGCGCTGGCGCAGGAAGTGGCGCGTAAAGGTGTCACCGTAAACACTGTGTCTCCGGGCTACATTAAAACTGCGATGGTAGCGAAGATTGCTCAGGAGATTCAGGATCAGATCTGTGCCGGTATTCCGGTAGGTCGGTTCGGTACACCTGAAGAGATTGGCCGTATGTGCTCCTTCCTCTCAGATGACCAGTCTGGCTACATCACCGGTGCGGACCTGTCTGTAAACGGTGGTCTGCACATGTCCTGA
- a CDS encoding MATE family efflux transporter encodes MPRPDMLAGDIRSLLIRLTIPMMLGIVSLMLFNLADLYFVSRLGTDALAALGFTFPVCFTVISLAIGLGIGTSATLARLLGAGREEEAAALASDNLLAIAVMIVLISILLQFLVDPVFRLLGAAPELMPLIQDYMRYWLVGSVFLVINMVSNSCMRASGDTKTPALLMAGSSLLNLALDPLLIFGYGPVPGLGIKGAAIASIIAWSFTTLVAFYLLFHKKRLLRVQAFVPDRIMGHFSSVMKIGLPAAFSNMMTPVAQAVLTYLVARHGPEAVAAFGVGNRIESLSLLVCLALSMTLPPFISQNFGAGQVARVRAAYRLVVGFSLVWQLLVFGLLMIASEQVAAAFSSTEAVQTLIILWIFILPAGFGFQAVTFLTASSFNALHQPMRAMRISIMRLFVFSLPLALLGSQLAGLQGMFAALVVANLLIAGVAWWLMQRFLAKL; translated from the coding sequence ATGCCACGTCCCGATATGCTCGCGGGTGATATCCGTTCTCTTCTGATACGTCTGACGATCCCGATGATGCTGGGCATTGTCAGTCTGATGCTGTTCAATCTGGCGGATCTCTATTTTGTCAGTCGTCTGGGGACCGATGCACTGGCGGCTCTGGGTTTTACCTTTCCGGTCTGCTTTACCGTGATCAGTCTGGCCATCGGGCTGGGGATCGGCACCTCTGCAACATTGGCGCGGCTGCTGGGAGCTGGTCGGGAGGAGGAAGCGGCAGCACTGGCGAGCGATAATCTGCTGGCGATTGCGGTCATGATTGTGCTGATCTCAATCCTGTTACAGTTTCTGGTTGATCCGGTATTCCGGTTGCTGGGGGCTGCCCCGGAACTGATGCCGCTGATTCAGGATTATATGCGGTACTGGCTGGTGGGCTCAGTTTTTCTGGTGATCAATATGGTCTCCAATTCCTGCATGCGGGCCAGTGGCGATACCAAAACCCCGGCGCTGCTGATGGCAGGGTCTTCGTTGCTTAACCTTGCCCTCGACCCGCTGCTGATCTTTGGTTATGGGCCGGTGCCCGGGCTGGGGATTAAAGGGGCGGCTATTGCCAGCATTATTGCCTGGAGCTTCACCACGCTGGTTGCGTTCTATCTGTTGTTTCATAAAAAGCGCCTGCTGCGTGTGCAGGCATTTGTGCCCGATCGGATCATGGGGCATTTTTCCAGTGTGATGAAGATTGGATTGCCTGCCGCGTTTTCCAATATGATGACGCCGGTTGCTCAGGCGGTACTCACCTATCTGGTAGCCCGACACGGCCCCGAAGCGGTGGCGGCCTTTGGTGTGGGTAATCGTATAGAATCACTTTCACTGCTGGTCTGTCTGGCGTTGTCGATGACCCTGCCTCCGTTTATCAGTCAGAACTTTGGTGCCGGTCAGGTAGCGCGGGTCAGGGCGGCTTACCGGCTGGTCGTTGGCTTCTCTCTGGTCTGGCAATTACTGGTTTTTGGTCTGTTGATGATCGCCTCAGAACAGGTCGCAGCAGCGTTCAGTAGTACCGAAGCGGTACAAACCCTAATTATTTTGTGGATTTTTATTCTGCCTGCCGGTTTCGGTTTTCAGGCCGTGACCTTTCTGACCGCTTCCAGTTTTAATGCACTGCATCAGCCGATGCGTGCGATGCGGATCAGCATTATGCGGCTGTTCGTGTTCTCCCTTCCACTGGCCTTGCTTGGCTCCCAACTTGCTGGTTTACAAGGCATGTTTGCAGCTTTAGTGGTGGCAAATCTGCTCATTGCCGGTGTTGCCTGGTGGTTGATGCAGCGCTTTCTTGCAAAGCTCTGA
- a CDS encoding ABC transporter ATP-binding protein, producing MNTTPHLNIDQVCLAYGAEDIVRNVSLTLTEGEIGCLLGPSGCGKSTLLRAIAGFEPVRAGSITMQGRQLSGPELNLPTEQRKIGMVFQDIALFPHLTIAENIAFGIRSWSRQAQQTRIAELLELVGLPGVEKRYPHSLSGGQQQRIALARAIAPKPELLLLDEPFSGLDANLREKLVPEIRDILKQEKMSAILVTHDQMEAFAMADKIAVMQQGVIQQWGTAFNIYHEPKTRFVADFIGLGEFLKATIKDEYSVESALGCLVGDEPINYAPGTPVELLIRPDDIQHAEESPLTGKIVSKWFRGSHYLYHVQLENGEVLPCITACHHDHDVGENLGISIELDHLVVLPLCDEESGVCDLQEAEVVQAQAITL from the coding sequence ATGAATACTACACCTCACCTGAATATTGATCAGGTCTGTCTGGCCTACGGCGCGGAAGATATTGTACGTAATGTCAGCCTGACGCTGACGGAAGGCGAGATCGGTTGCCTGCTGGGCCCGAGTGGTTGCGGTAAATCTACGCTGTTGCGTGCGATTGCCGGGTTTGAACCGGTGCGTGCCGGTTCAATCACCATGCAGGGCCGTCAGCTCTCAGGCCCGGAACTTAATCTGCCGACAGAACAGCGTAAGATCGGTATGGTGTTTCAGGATATTGCCCTGTTCCCCCATCTGACCATTGCCGAGAATATTGCGTTTGGCATTCGTAGCTGGAGCCGGCAGGCGCAGCAGACACGTATCGCTGAGCTTCTGGAGCTGGTGGGTTTACCGGGTGTGGAAAAGCGTTATCCGCACTCGCTCTCTGGCGGGCAGCAGCAGCGAATTGCTCTGGCCCGGGCGATCGCGCCCAAGCCGGAGCTGCTGTTACTGGATGAGCCGTTCTCTGGTCTGGATGCTAATCTGCGGGAAAAACTGGTCCCTGAAATTCGTGACATCCTCAAACAGGAGAAGATGAGTGCGATTCTGGTGACCCATGATCAGATGGAGGCCTTTGCCATGGCCGACAAGATCGCCGTGATGCAGCAGGGCGTAATCCAGCAGTGGGGTACCGCGTTTAATATTTATCACGAACCGAAAACCCGCTTTGTGGCCGACTTTATAGGCTTGGGTGAATTCCTGAAGGCGACCATTAAAGATGAGTACTCAGTCGAGTCAGCTCTGGGCTGCCTGGTGGGTGATGAACCGATCAATTACGCTCCGGGAACCCCGGTTGAGCTGCTGATTCGCCCTGATGATATCCAGCATGCGGAGGAGAGTCCGCTGACAGGTAAGATCGTCAGTAAATGGTTCCGGGGTTCGCACTATCTGTACCATGTCCAACTGGAAAATGGTGAGGTACTGCCCTGTATTACCGCCTGCCACCACGATCATGATGTGGGTGAAAACCTTGGTATCAGCATCGAGCTTGATCATCTGGTTGTGCTGCCTCTGTGTGATGAGGAGAGTGGCGTCTGTGATCTGCAGGAGGCAGAGGTGGTTCAGGCTCAGGCGATCACCCTGTAA
- a CDS encoding ABC transporter permease: MLPIVVIAGFVFSGSVELFSHLYQTVLLDYISNSLLLMLGVGGGVLLLGIPSAWLTSVCDFPGRRIFTWALLLPLAVPAYIIAYTYTGLLDYAGPVQTLIRDLTGLGYGEYWFFEVRSLGGAILMLALVLYPYVYLLSRAAFLEQSASTLEVSRTLGYNQWQGLFRLALPLARPAIIAGLTLALMETLADYGTVQYFGVNTFTTGIFRTFYGFGDSAAASQLAAFLLGFVALLVLVEKYSRRKARYHSSAEFKAKAKLIELTGMKAVVAFLICLVPVLFGFLIPAGQLAYWSFTQADLSDGAFLSLAWNSFYLAFLAALIAVGFALLLAYAKRLKPSPAVRISVATAGMGYALPGTIIAVGVIIPFAWMDHRLIDLARTGLGIDLGLILSGTLVALLFAYTVRFLAVSLGAVQSGLDKIKPSLDGAARTLGCSPMQVLRQIHVPLMRSSVLTALLIVFVDVLKELPATLILRPFNFNTLAVRAFELASDERLVDAAPASLLIVVVGLLPVILLSRSISKGRAGS, encoded by the coding sequence ATGTTGCCCATTGTGGTGATTGCCGGGTTTGTTTTCAGTGGTTCGGTTGAACTGTTCTCACACCTCTATCAGACGGTTCTGCTGGATTACATCAGCAACTCACTGTTGCTGATGCTGGGGGTTGGCGGTGGTGTATTGCTGCTGGGGATCCCCAGTGCCTGGCTGACGAGTGTCTGTGATTTCCCCGGGCGACGCATCTTTACCTGGGCCCTGTTGCTACCGTTGGCGGTTCCGGCTTACATCATTGCCTATACCTACACGGGGCTGCTTGATTATGCAGGGCCTGTGCAGACCCTGATTCGGGATCTGACTGGCCTTGGGTATGGCGAGTATTGGTTTTTTGAAGTGCGCTCTCTGGGGGGCGCGATTCTGATGCTGGCGCTGGTGCTTTATCCCTATGTTTATCTGCTCAGCCGGGCGGCTTTTCTGGAGCAGTCCGCGAGCACACTGGAGGTCAGTCGCACCCTCGGTTATAACCAGTGGCAGGGTCTGTTTCGGTTGGCGTTGCCTCTGGCACGGCCGGCGATTATTGCCGGACTGACACTGGCGCTGATGGAGACGCTGGCCGATTACGGCACGGTTCAGTATTTCGGGGTGAATACCTTTACCACCGGAATTTTCCGCACCTTCTATGGCTTTGGTGATTCAGCGGCAGCCTCGCAACTGGCTGCTTTCCTGCTAGGCTTTGTCGCTTTACTGGTGCTGGTTGAAAAATACTCCCGCCGCAAAGCCCGCTATCATTCCTCTGCAGAATTTAAAGCCAAAGCGAAACTGATTGAGTTGACCGGAATGAAAGCGGTTGTGGCCTTTCTGATCTGTCTGGTACCGGTACTGTTTGGCTTTCTGATTCCGGCAGGGCAGCTTGCCTACTGGAGTTTTACTCAGGCTGATCTGAGCGACGGGGCGTTTCTCAGTCTGGCCTGGAATTCGTTTTATCTGGCGTTTCTGGCTGCGCTTATTGCGGTGGGTTTTGCATTGCTTCTGGCCTATGCCAAACGCCTTAAGCCGAGTCCGGCGGTACGCATTTCCGTTGCCACGGCGGGTATGGGTTATGCTTTGCCGGGTACAATCATCGCGGTGGGGGTGATTATCCCGTTTGCCTGGATGGATCATCGTCTGATCGATCTGGCGCGAACCGGTCTGGGTATCGATCTGGGCCTGATTCTTTCCGGGACTCTGGTTGCATTGTTGTTTGCTTATACGGTTCGCTTTCTTGCGGTATCGCTCGGCGCTGTACAGAGTGGTCTGGATAAGATTAAACCCAGCCTTGATGGTGCGGCCCGGACGCTGGGTTGTTCGCCGATGCAGGTGTTACGCCAGATTCATGTGCCGCTGATGCGAAGCTCCGTACTGACAGCACTGCTGATTGTGTTTGTGGATGTGCTGAAAGAGCTCCCGGCGACGCTGATTCTGCGACCTTTCAATTTTAACACCCTGGCGGTACGGGCGTTCGAACTGGCATCGGATGAGCGGCTGGTCGATGCAGCGCCTGCGTCACTGCTGATCGTTGTGGTCGGTTTATTACCGGTTATTCTGTTGAGCCGTTCTATCTCAAAAGGGCGTGCGGGAAGTTGA
- a CDS encoding Fe(3+) ABC transporter substrate-binding protein, translated as MKKRSLSTFFAKLGLVAAVSISTALPVNAFAADGMVNVYSARKEALIKPLLDRFSEQTGITVNLVTGKADALLKRLEVEGSASPADLFVTVDAGRLHRAKEAGVLQVSGSDTLTQRIPTSLRDADGYWYGMSQRARTIFYVKGKVDPSELSSYEDLADPKWKGRICIRSSNNIYNQSLVASMIDASGVEKTEAWAKGLVANFAKPPAGGDTDQLKAAAAGVCDLAIANTYYFGRLLNSNKPDLQAVAGKLGVFWPNQDDRGVHMNVSGVGVTKHARNVDNAIKLMEFMASDESQAWYAEVNNEYPVVEGAKISDTLSGLGQFKADDIVLSKLGDNNRAAVELMDRAGWK; from the coding sequence ATGAAGAAAAGATCACTGAGTACATTTTTCGCTAAGCTGGGTCTGGTCGCGGCCGTATCGATTTCTACCGCACTCCCGGTCAATGCTTTTGCTGCTGATGGTATGGTCAATGTGTATTCGGCGCGTAAAGAGGCTCTGATTAAACCCCTGCTGGACCGTTTCAGCGAGCAGACCGGTATTACAGTGAATCTGGTAACCGGTAAGGCTGACGCTCTGTTGAAACGTCTTGAGGTCGAAGGCAGTGCCAGTCCGGCGGATCTGTTTGTCACGGTTGATGCCGGTCGTCTTCATCGTGCCAAAGAAGCGGGTGTCCTGCAGGTTTCCGGCAGTGATACGCTGACACAACGTATACCAACCAGCCTGCGCGATGCCGATGGTTACTGGTACGGCATGTCCCAGCGGGCGCGTACAATCTTTTATGTAAAGGGCAAAGTAGACCCGTCTGAGCTCTCCAGCTACGAAGATCTGGCTGATCCAAAGTGGAAAGGGCGCATCTGCATCCGCTCTTCCAACAATATTTATAACCAGTCTCTGGTCGCATCGATGATTGATGCCAGCGGTGTGGAAAAAACCGAAGCCTGGGCTAAAGGTCTGGTGGCAAATTTCGCCAAGCCGCCTGCCGGTGGTGATACTGACCAGTTAAAAGCTGCAGCCGCAGGTGTCTGTGATCTGGCGATTGCGAATACTTATTACTTTGGCCGTTTGCTCAACAGTAACAAGCCTGATCTGCAGGCTGTTGCCGGCAAGTTAGGGGTTTTCTGGCCAAATCAGGATGACCGTGGTGTGCATATGAATGTCAGCGGTGTGGGGGTGACCAAACACGCGCGTAACGTGGACAATGCGATCAAGCTGATGGAGTTTATGGCTTCGGATGAGTCTCAGGCCTGGTACGCAGAGGTTAATAATGAGTACCCGGTTGTTGAGGGCGCAAAAATCTCCGATACACTGTCCGGTCTGGGTCAGTTCAAGGCGGATGATATTGTCCTGAGTAAACTGGGTGATAACAATCGGGCGGCCGTTGAACTTATGGACCGCGCCGGCTGGAAGTAA